In the genome of Bryobacteraceae bacterium, one region contains:
- a CDS encoding amino acid permease codes for MKDSSPHSEDTGLIRGFGLLQATALNMSNMVGVGPFITIPLIIASMGGPQCMLGWALGSILAICDGLVWAELAAAMPGSGGTFVYLREAFRHTRIGRLAPFLFVWQFIFSGPLEIASGYIGFAQYVGYFWRSMGPWETRAVTAAVGLLLIALLYRNIRAVGKLTVILWAGMLVTVLWVIGAGMSSFRADIAFDFPSGAFTFTRGFALGLGGAMLIAMYDFLGYYDICYVAGEVREPARVIPRAILLSVVLVAIIYAVMNLSIIGVVPWREAMKSKYIAADFMERVHGAWAGAAITVLILWTSLASCFALMLGYSRIPFAAAREGYFFSIFGRLHEKGHFPHYSVLVIGALSIAGGMLTLDWVVSALMTARILVQFAGQIAAVHWIRRHRADIERPFRIWLYPLPSLIALAGWGFVFATSGWTFVLYGLLTLVLGVGAFWVWERSREGAEED; via the coding sequence TTGAAAGATAGCAGCCCGCATTCGGAAGACACAGGACTGATTCGCGGTTTCGGCCTGCTGCAGGCCACCGCCCTGAACATGAGCAACATGGTGGGCGTCGGACCGTTTATCACGATCCCGCTGATCATCGCGTCCATGGGCGGACCGCAATGCATGCTCGGCTGGGCGTTGGGTTCGATTCTCGCGATTTGCGACGGGCTGGTGTGGGCCGAACTGGCGGCGGCGATGCCCGGTTCCGGCGGAACCTTCGTCTACTTGCGCGAGGCTTTTCGGCACACGCGCATCGGGCGGCTGGCGCCGTTCCTGTTTGTGTGGCAGTTCATTTTCAGCGGACCGCTGGAGATTGCCTCGGGCTACATCGGCTTCGCCCAGTACGTGGGTTACTTTTGGCGCTCGATGGGTCCTTGGGAGACGCGCGCGGTGACGGCGGCGGTGGGGCTGTTGCTGATCGCGCTGCTCTACCGCAATATCCGCGCGGTCGGCAAGTTGACGGTGATCCTGTGGGCGGGGATGCTGGTTACCGTGTTGTGGGTGATCGGTGCCGGGATGTCCAGTTTCCGGGCCGACATCGCGTTCGATTTTCCGTCCGGCGCGTTTACGTTCACGCGCGGATTCGCGCTTGGCCTGGGTGGGGCGATGCTGATCGCGATGTACGACTTCCTCGGCTACTACGACATCTGCTATGTGGCCGGCGAAGTTCGCGAACCGGCGCGTGTCATTCCGCGAGCGATTCTGCTGTCGGTGGTGCTGGTGGCGATTATCTACGCCGTGATGAACCTGTCCATCATCGGTGTGGTTCCCTGGCGGGAGGCGATGAAATCGAAGTACATCGCGGCGGACTTCATGGAGCGCGTCCACGGCGCCTGGGCCGGGGCCGCGATTACGGTCCTGATCCTTTGGACGAGCCTCGCGTCCTGTTTCGCGCTGATGCTCGGCTACAGCCGGATTCCGTTCGCGGCCGCGCGTGAAGGCTACTTCTTCTCGATTTTCGGCCGGCTGCATGAGAAGGGACACTTCCCGCACTACTCCGTGCTGGTGATCGGCGCGCTTTCGATCGCCGGAGGAATGCTGACGCTCGACTGGGTGGTTTCCGCGCTGATGACGGCGCGGATCCTGGTCCAGTTTGCCGGGCAGATCGCGGCGGTGCACTGGATCCGGCGGCATCGAGCGGATATCGAGCGGCCGTTTCGGATCTGGCTGTATCCGTTGCCGTCGTTGATCGCGCTGGCAGGTTGGGGATTTGTGTTCGCTACGTCGGGCTGGACGTTCGTGCTTTATGGATTGTTGACGCTAGTCTTGGGGGTGGGTGCGTTTTGGGTGTGGGAACGGAGCCGGGAGGGTGCAGAAGAAGACTGA
- a CDS encoding Flp family type IVb pilin, whose protein sequence is MQLEYITTTCWVHSLNLWRDRRAQDMIEYALLAAFLAVAVAAFFPLDIAPNISTVFSRVTSYLNAAP, encoded by the coding sequence ATGCAGTTGGAATACATCACAACCACTTGCTGGGTTCACTCGCTGAATCTCTGGCGCGATCGCAGGGCGCAGGACATGATTGAATACGCGCTGCTAGCGGCTTTCCTGGCCGTTGCTGTGGCGGCATTCTTTCCGCTTGATATCGCTCCAAACATCAGCACGGTGTTCTCCAGAGTCACCAGCTACCTGAACGCGGCGCCCTAA
- a CDS encoding MoxR family ATPase, with protein sequence MIVEVEGVALHLAHPDELPANWVGQDEAMRQLLAAWMVIDPRDLPMNPRLIGKPGVGKTTLAYAAARRLKQEIYILQATVDTRPEDLIVTPVIEGERKLRYVASPLVSAMLRGGIAILDEGNRMSEKSWASLAPLLDTRRYVESIVAGIKIKAHPAFRMVATMNDDASTFDLPEYIHSRLQPQILIDFPDRDEELLILKENLPFGKQEVLEYVTDFLQHAHSNEERYSARDGINLARYAMKLCAAADGGMPFREALHTAVVETLGAEALRYVPRA encoded by the coding sequence ATGATTGTCGAAGTCGAAGGCGTCGCCTTGCACCTTGCCCACCCGGACGAACTTCCGGCCAATTGGGTGGGCCAGGATGAGGCGATGCGGCAACTGCTGGCGGCTTGGATGGTGATCGACCCGCGCGATCTTCCCATGAATCCGCGGCTCATCGGCAAACCCGGCGTCGGCAAAACCACGCTGGCGTACGCCGCCGCGCGCCGCCTCAAACAGGAAATCTACATCCTCCAGGCCACCGTCGACACGCGGCCGGAGGACCTTATCGTCACTCCGGTGATTGAAGGTGAGCGCAAACTGCGCTATGTCGCCTCGCCCCTTGTCTCCGCCATGCTCCGCGGCGGCATCGCCATCCTCGACGAGGGAAACCGGATGAGCGAGAAGAGCTGGGCCTCGCTCGCACCGTTGCTCGATACGCGGCGCTACGTGGAATCCATCGTCGCTGGCATCAAGATCAAGGCGCACCCGGCGTTCCGGATGGTGGCGACGATGAACGACGATGCTTCCACCTTCGATCTGCCGGAGTACATCCACTCCCGCCTGCAACCGCAAATCCTGATCGATTTTCCGGATCGCGACGAAGAACTGCTCATCCTCAAGGAGAATCTGCCGTTCGGCAAGCAGGAAGTTCTCGAATACGTGACGGACTTCCTGCAGCACGCGCATTCCAATGAAGAGCGGTACTCCGCCCGGGACGGAATCAATCTGGCGCGCTACGCGATGAAGCTGTGCGCCGCGGCCGATGGCGGCATGCCCTTCCGGGAAGCGCTCCATACCGCTGTCGTCGAGACCCTGGGCGCGGAAGCCCTTCGCTATGTCCCCCGCGCCTGA
- a CDS encoding dipeptidase, whose product MSSYHEQNRARYLEELKAFLRIPSISTSPEHTVDVLRAAEFVANDLRASGMENVEIIPKPGRHPLVYADWLHAPGKPTLLLYGHYDVQPPDPLDEWLSPPFEPAIRNDNIYARGAVDDKGQTMILLKAVEGFLRPGGKLPINIRVLCEGEEEVGGDHISEFVPANPRRLAADAAVICDTEMFAPGLPTICTGLRGMVYGELIVEGARTDLHSGIYGGAAPNPIMAIAEILTALKDRDGRILIPGFYDKVRPPSNEERAAWASLPFNVDEYLATEIGSSALYGDASLSVFDRTWAMPTLEVHGVRGGFIGDGAKTVIPARALAKVSMRLVADQTPAEAARQLQLAVAAACPVGVRAEFRVIHSGDPSVIDPSNKFIQTAAKSMTEFFGRKTVFIRSGGSIPIVGLFEQHLGIPSVLMGFGLPDDNLHAPNEKFHIPNFYRGIEAVSRYFEMLGS is encoded by the coding sequence ATGTCCTCCTATCATGAGCAGAACCGGGCCCGGTATCTCGAAGAGCTGAAAGCGTTCCTCAGGATCCCAAGCATTTCCACATCGCCGGAGCATACCGTAGACGTTCTGCGCGCCGCCGAGTTCGTCGCCAATGACCTGCGTGCGTCCGGAATGGAAAACGTCGAGATCATTCCCAAACCGGGACGCCACCCACTCGTTTACGCGGATTGGCTCCACGCGCCCGGCAAGCCGACGCTTCTGCTCTATGGCCACTACGACGTCCAACCCCCGGATCCACTCGACGAGTGGCTCTCTCCCCCGTTTGAGCCCGCCATCCGCAACGACAACATCTATGCCAGGGGCGCGGTGGACGACAAGGGCCAGACGATGATTCTGCTCAAGGCCGTTGAAGGCTTCCTTCGTCCCGGCGGGAAGCTTCCCATCAACATCCGGGTTCTTTGCGAGGGCGAAGAGGAAGTGGGCGGCGACCATATCTCCGAGTTCGTACCGGCCAACCCACGCCGTCTCGCCGCGGATGCGGCCGTGATCTGCGACACGGAAATGTTCGCCCCTGGATTGCCCACCATCTGCACCGGGCTCCGGGGCATGGTGTACGGCGAACTCATCGTCGAAGGCGCCAGAACGGACCTCCACTCAGGCATCTACGGCGGCGCCGCACCCAATCCGATTATGGCCATCGCCGAGATCCTCACGGCGCTCAAGGACCGCGACGGCCGCATCCTGATACCCGGCTTCTACGACAAGGTCCGCCCGCCATCGAACGAGGAACGCGCCGCCTGGGCCAGCCTTCCGTTCAACGTCGACGAGTACCTGGCGACGGAAATCGGTTCTTCCGCGCTTTACGGCGATGCGTCGCTTTCGGTCTTCGATCGCACCTGGGCGATGCCGACGCTCGAAGTTCACGGCGTTCGCGGTGGGTTCATCGGCGACGGCGCGAAAACCGTCATCCCCGCTCGCGCGCTGGCAAAGGTATCGATGCGCCTAGTGGCGGACCAGACGCCCGCCGAAGCCGCGCGTCAATTACAACTTGCCGTCGCGGCCGCGTGCCCGGTGGGAGTACGCGCGGAATTCCGCGTCATCCACAGCGGGGATCCGTCGGTCATCGATCCCTCCAACAAATTTATTCAGACCGCCGCCAAATCGATGACGGAGTTCTTCGGACGAAAGACCGTCTTCATTCGCTCCGGCGGCTCCATACCCATCGTCGGCTTGTTCGAACAGCACCTTGGCATTCCCAGCGTCCTGATGGGCTTCGGCCTCCCGGATGACAACCTCCACGCTCCGAACGAAAAGTTCCACATCCCGAACTTCTATCGCGGCATCGAAGCTGTCTCCCGATACTTCGAAATGCTGGGTAGTTGA
- a CDS encoding PSD1 and planctomycete cytochrome C domain-containing protein, with the protein MCSLAAAADPVSFSKEVKPILEAQCTKCHGAAMQMAKLDLRSREAALKGGEKGPAILPGQPEESSLYRKVAGIEKPLMPMGGRLTANEVETLRRWIAEGAAWDEAIGAAAPAKQDLSAMEDMKLPPGAREFWAFKQPVKASLPENGYRHPVDAFLRQAQMDRGLKAAPEADRITLLRRASLDLTGLPPTEAETRQFLEDRAEGAWERLIDRLLASPNYGERWGRHWLDVARYADSNGYEHDFDRPNAWRYRDYVIRAFNKDTPYNRFLEEQLAGDELEDGSYDTLVATGFLRNYAKVGFREKDNPQFRFDYLDDMIATVSRGIMGITLQCARCHNHKFDPLAQKDYYRLQATLFSYVEYDHPLVPEAEARSYYEAVTAIDAKVKPVRDALKKLTQPYEAKVLDKKYRKWPANIQEAIFTPEDKRTPGQVLLANQIIRTTKVSSAEIEAVMPEIDRQRKRELEGLIRDIEREKPKPIPVAMGITDGDYRFTPDGAGDEPAPGKGVQQETIEGSFLADGSMPYAAPPSYFLHSGDMFNRGSKMEPGFVMVLDNGKLPAVAKPATNKTSGRRLALARWLGSPDHPTTARVIVNRVWHHHFGRGIVTSLDNFGKAGESPTHPELLDWLAVDFMEQGWSIKRLHKLLMTSEAYRMSSQYESPDNDRTDAENLYFWRYRAQRLEAEIVRDNILAVSGSLNRTQFGPAVFPELPEETLRSMDKGIWRKKKDGPEVWRRSIYVYRKRGLPLPFFEVFDLPDQNVSCGRRNVSTVPTQALTLMNNEWVLNQARRFADRIATEAPAGPEAHVKKAYALALSRQPTAEELNVGREFLKTNTLADFAHVMLNLNEFVYQR; encoded by the coding sequence ATGTGCAGCCTTGCGGCGGCGGCCGATCCGGTTTCCTTCTCCAAGGAAGTGAAGCCGATTCTTGAGGCCCAGTGCACGAAGTGCCACGGAGCGGCGATGCAAATGGCCAAGCTCGATCTGCGATCGCGCGAGGCGGCGCTCAAGGGCGGCGAGAAGGGGCCGGCGATCCTTCCCGGACAGCCCGAGGAGAGTTCGCTATACAGAAAGGTCGCCGGGATCGAGAAGCCGCTGATGCCGATGGGCGGCAGGCTGACCGCCAACGAGGTAGAAACGCTGAGGCGCTGGATCGCGGAGGGCGCGGCGTGGGACGAAGCGATCGGAGCCGCGGCTCCGGCGAAGCAGGATCTTTCCGCGATGGAGGACATGAAGTTGCCTCCGGGCGCCCGCGAATTCTGGGCGTTCAAGCAACCGGTGAAGGCTTCGCTTCCGGAGAATGGCTACCGTCATCCGGTGGACGCTTTCCTGCGCCAGGCGCAGATGGACCGCGGACTTAAGGCGGCGCCCGAAGCGGATCGCATCACGCTGCTGCGCCGGGCCTCTTTGGATCTGACCGGGCTGCCCCCGACGGAAGCCGAGACAAGGCAGTTTCTGGAAGACCGCGCCGAGGGTGCCTGGGAGCGCCTGATCGACCGGCTGTTGGCTTCACCCAACTACGGCGAGCGCTGGGGCCGGCACTGGCTGGACGTGGCGCGCTACGCCGATTCCAACGGTTACGAACATGACTTCGACAGGCCGAATGCGTGGCGCTATCGCGACTACGTGATCCGTGCGTTCAATAAGGACACGCCGTACAACCGGTTTCTCGAAGAGCAACTGGCGGGCGACGAACTCGAAGACGGCAGCTACGACACCCTCGTTGCAACCGGGTTTCTGCGCAACTACGCCAAGGTGGGGTTTCGCGAGAAGGACAATCCGCAGTTCCGCTTCGACTACCTGGACGACATGATCGCCACGGTGAGCCGCGGGATCATGGGCATCACGCTTCAGTGCGCGCGCTGCCACAACCACAAATTCGATCCGTTGGCGCAGAAAGACTACTACCGGCTGCAGGCGACGCTGTTCAGCTATGTGGAGTACGATCACCCGCTGGTGCCGGAGGCCGAGGCGCGGTCCTACTACGAGGCCGTGACGGCGATCGATGCGAAGGTGAAGCCGGTACGGGATGCGTTGAAGAAACTGACGCAGCCGTATGAGGCAAAGGTGCTCGACAAGAAGTACCGCAAGTGGCCGGCGAACATCCAGGAGGCTATCTTCACCCCGGAAGACAAGCGGACGCCGGGCCAAGTGCTGCTGGCGAATCAGATTATCCGGACTACCAAGGTTTCCTCGGCTGAGATCGAAGCGGTGATGCCGGAGATCGACCGCCAGCGTAAGCGGGAACTCGAGGGGCTCATCCGCGACATCGAGCGCGAGAAACCGAAGCCGATCCCGGTGGCGATGGGGATCACCGATGGCGATTACCGCTTTACTCCGGACGGAGCCGGGGACGAGCCGGCGCCGGGCAAGGGGGTCCAGCAAGAGACGATCGAAGGCAGCTTCCTCGCCGATGGGTCCATGCCGTATGCGGCGCCGCCGTCGTACTTCCTGCACTCGGGCGATATGTTCAACCGCGGCTCAAAGATGGAACCAGGGTTTGTGATGGTGCTGGACAACGGCAAGCTGCCGGCGGTGGCGAAGCCCGCCACCAATAAGACGTCCGGAAGGCGGCTGGCGCTGGCGCGGTGGCTGGGATCGCCGGATCATCCCACCACGGCGCGCGTGATTGTGAACCGCGTCTGGCATCATCATTTCGGGCGCGGCATCGTCACTTCCCTCGACAACTTCGGCAAAGCCGGGGAGTCGCCCACGCATCCCGAACTGCTCGACTGGCTCGCTGTCGATTTCATGGAGCAAGGCTGGAGCATCAAGCGGTTGCACAAGCTGCTGATGACGTCGGAGGCCTACCGGATGTCGAGCCAATACGAAAGTCCGGACAACGATCGCACGGACGCGGAGAATCTGTATTTCTGGCGCTACCGGGCGCAGCGGCTGGAAGCTGAGATCGTGCGCGACAACATCCTCGCCGTGAGCGGGAGTCTGAATCGAACGCAGTTTGGGCCGGCGGTGTTTCCAGAATTGCCGGAAGAGACGCTGCGCTCCATGGACAAGGGGATCTGGCGCAAGAAGAAGGACGGCCCGGAGGTGTGGCGGCGGAGCATATATGTATATCGCAAACGTGGCTTGCCGCTGCCGTTCTTCGAAGTTTTCGATTTGCCGGACCAGAACGTGAGTTGCGGCAGGCGGAACGTCTCCACCGTTCCGACGCAGGCGCTCACGCTGATGAACAACGAGTGGGTGCTGAACCAGGCGCGCCGGTTCGCGGACCGGATCGCCACCGAGGCTCCGGCCGGTCCGGAAGCACACGTGAAGAAGGCCTACGCGCTGGCGTTGAGCCGGCAGCCTACGGCCGAAGAGTTGAACGTCGGCCGGGAGTTTCTTAAAACGAACACGCTTGCCGACTTCGCCCACGTGATGCTCAACCTCAACGAGTTCGTCTACCAAAGGTGA
- a CDS encoding DUF1501 domain-containing protein — protein MDKRFVSRRNFLFEAGGGISGLGLTWLLSQDNLLAGEGAPGCVAGAVTDSPFLPKKPHFAPRAKRVISLFMSGGVSHMDTFDPKPALKKYAGTPLTGKGAIVVRQGHPGPLMPSPFEFRRYGEGGLEISDLFPNVAKHADRLAVVRSVKGRSNDHVMAHYEFASGTVRMGAPCVGSWVTYGLGSENQNLPAFVVIYDARGGPFGGPANWTAGYMPAALQGTIFRSKGDPIVDLNPPEGVSGEQMRSRLNLLEKLNRMDLAKNPGNSELAARINSYELAYRMQGCAPEAVELDNESETTKKIYGLDNPVTAPFGRQCLIARRLAERGVRFIQLYHGGLGNQNTDTWDAHGNVYENHTQHAAETDYPIAGLLTDLAGRGLLEDTLVVWQSEFGRMPISQRGLGRDHNPGTMSIWLAGAGIRGGQAIGASDEFGYKAEQQVATVHDLHATILHLLGMDHTRLTYAFQGRNMRLTDVYGELIPQIAKA, from the coding sequence ATGGACAAGCGCTTCGTTTCGCGCCGCAATTTTCTGTTCGAGGCCGGCGGCGGCATCAGTGGGCTCGGGTTGACGTGGCTCCTTAGTCAGGACAACCTGCTTGCTGGGGAAGGCGCGCCGGGCTGTGTCGCCGGGGCGGTGACGGACTCGCCGTTTCTGCCGAAGAAGCCGCATTTCGCGCCGCGCGCCAAGCGCGTCATCTCGCTCTTCATGAGCGGCGGCGTCAGCCACATGGACACGTTCGATCCGAAGCCGGCGCTGAAGAAGTACGCCGGCACGCCGCTCACCGGGAAGGGCGCCATCGTCGTGCGCCAGGGGCATCCCGGACCGTTGATGCCGTCGCCGTTCGAATTCCGGAGATACGGCGAGGGCGGGCTCGAGATCAGCGATCTGTTTCCGAACGTCGCAAAGCATGCTGACCGGCTGGCGGTTGTGCGATCCGTGAAGGGCCGGTCCAACGATCACGTGATGGCGCACTACGAATTCGCGTCCGGCACGGTGCGTATGGGCGCGCCCTGCGTGGGTTCCTGGGTGACGTACGGGCTGGGGTCCGAGAATCAGAATCTTCCGGCGTTCGTGGTGATCTACGATGCGCGGGGCGGTCCCTTCGGAGGGCCTGCGAACTGGACGGCCGGCTACATGCCCGCGGCTCTGCAGGGCACGATCTTCCGTAGCAAGGGCGATCCCATCGTGGACTTGAATCCGCCCGAGGGCGTGAGCGGCGAACAGATGCGGTCGCGGCTGAATCTGCTCGAGAAACTGAACCGGATGGATCTTGCGAAGAACCCCGGCAATTCCGAACTCGCCGCGCGAATCAACTCGTACGAACTCGCCTACCGGATGCAAGGATGCGCGCCCGAGGCTGTCGAGCTCGACAACGAGTCGGAAACAACGAAGAAGATCTACGGCCTGGACAATCCCGTGACGGCGCCGTTCGGGCGTCAATGCCTCATCGCCCGGCGGCTCGCCGAGCGCGGCGTTCGATTTATCCAGCTCTATCATGGCGGACTGGGGAACCAGAATACGGATACGTGGGACGCGCACGGGAACGTCTACGAGAATCACACACAGCATGCGGCGGAGACGGACTATCCGATTGCCGGCCTGCTCACGGACCTGGCGGGGCGCGGGCTACTCGAAGACACGCTCGTGGTGTGGCAGAGTGAGTTCGGCCGGATGCCGATTTCACAGCGCGGCCTGGGGCGTGACCACAATCCCGGTACGATGAGCATCTGGCTCGCCGGCGCCGGGATCCGGGGCGGCCAGGCGATTGGCGCGAGCGATGAATTCGGGTACAAGGCGGAACAGCAGGTGGCCACAGTACACGATCTGCACGCGACGATT